Proteins co-encoded in one Sulfurimonas sp. HSL1-2 genomic window:
- the adk gene encoding adenylate kinase: protein MKIILLGAPGAGKGTQAQFLTKAFDIPQISTGDMLRAAIKAGTELGKLAKSFMDAGKLVTDEIIIGLVKERITEDDCKNGFLLDGFPRTIAQADALKEAGVAIDAVIEIDVPDSEIVSRMSGRRAHLASGRTYHVIYNPPKVEGKDDITGEDLVQRDDDKEEVVQDRLRVYHEQTAPLIGYYTAEAENNSAVKYIRIDGTQPIDTVQTTILSALK, encoded by the coding sequence ATGAAAATCATTCTACTCGGCGCTCCCGGCGCAGGCAAAGGCACCCAGGCACAGTTTCTGACGAAGGCGTTTGATATTCCGCAGATCTCCACGGGCGACATGCTCCGCGCGGCGATCAAAGCGGGGACGGAACTGGGCAAGCTGGCGAAATCTTTCATGGATGCAGGCAAGCTCGTCACCGACGAGATCATCATCGGCCTTGTCAAAGAGCGTATCACGGAAGATGACTGCAAAAACGGTTTCCTGCTTGACGGTTTCCCGCGCACCATCGCCCAGGCGGACGCCCTCAAAGAAGCCGGCGTCGCCATCGATGCCGTGATCGAGATCGATGTCCCCGACTCCGAAATCGTCAGTCGCATGTCCGGCCGCCGCGCCCACCTGGCGTCTGGCCGTACCTACCACGTCATCTACAACCCGCCGAAAGTCGAAGGCAAAGATGATATCACCGGCGAAGACCTTGTACAGCGTGACGACGACAAAGAAGAGGTCGTTCAGGATCGCCTGCGCGTCTACCACGAGCAGACGGCACCGCTGATCGGTTACTACACGGCGGAAGCCGAAAACAACAGCGCCGTCAAATACATCCGTATCGACGGTACCCAGCCGATCGACACGGTACAGACAACCATTCTCTCCGCGCTGAAATAA
- a CDS encoding molybdopterin-binding protein: protein MNTPHFYAVIIGTEILNGRRNDKHFTFLKEALAAYGHTLFASMVIKDDAVLIEAAYRMILADPDAVLFSFGGIGSTPDDLTRPIAAKVFTGQPLRRHFQFEQDIIERFGDEARPHRIHMADLPVGVTLLKNPVNNMSGFALEHRYFFVPGFPEMAHPMIEAAIKGHYSRQKHVFRKTLIAETSENTLIDVMKKVPEAIEFSSLPMLRDGVPRVEISVAGSESPAVDDAFALFTDFLHDAEIAYQIA from the coding sequence ATGAATACGCCACATTTTTATGCCGTCATCATCGGCACCGAGATCCTCAACGGACGTCGGAACGACAAACACTTCACCTTCCTCAAAGAAGCGCTGGCAGCGTACGGGCACACCCTTTTCGCCTCTATGGTGATCAAGGACGATGCCGTACTCATCGAAGCGGCCTACCGGATGATTCTCGCCGACCCCGATGCCGTGCTCTTCAGCTTCGGCGGGATCGGCTCCACCCCGGACGATCTCACCCGCCCCATCGCGGCCAAGGTCTTTACCGGCCAACCGCTGCGGCGCCATTTTCAGTTCGAACAGGACATCATCGAGCGCTTCGGCGACGAAGCCCGTCCGCATCGTATCCATATGGCGGACTTGCCCGTCGGCGTAACCCTGCTCAAAAACCCCGTCAACAACATGTCCGGGTTCGCCCTGGAGCACCGGTACTTTTTCGTCCCGGGTTTCCCTGAAATGGCACACCCGATGATCGAAGCTGCCATCAAAGGGCACTATTCCCGGCAAAAACACGTTTTTCGAAAGACACTGATTGCAGAGACGAGCGAGAATACGCTCATCGACGTGATGAAAAAAGTACCCGAGGCGATCGAGTTCTCTTCGCTTCCGATGCTGCGGGACGGTGTCCCCCGTGTCGAGATCTCCGTCGCCGGCAGTGAAAGCCCTGCCGTTGATGATGCCTTTGCACTCTTCACCGACTTCCTGCACGACGCAGAGATCGCCTACCAGATAGCATGA
- a CDS encoding ABC transporter ATP-binding protein → MKITFGSLFQSLHAQRRDFERANAAGILATLLFLPIPILIPLLIDEILLHHQGRLTETLARVGITQTWCLIAVTLAAVLFLRVSVFFLNNLKTYYAMKITQKSAFMIRHSLLHHLERISLSEYEAVKSGTIVMKTIRDVEQISAFLGQLASTGLTSLLMFIGILGVMFTISWQLTLLLMVLNPIFFGISKILGRRAGALVRRQHEAYEEYHDMFSEILELFVQVRASNQERNFFGLLKGKAEKIQDASMDYGYRSSVATNSSSLLTNTVIDLFKALGIAAVIYSDLSIGMMLAFLFYLAPIAAPVQQLMALVISFQSLKPSMERVNHLLSMHREPYHPHTKNPFEGVSTVTVSLDDVTFGFDGKAPVLNSISLHAERGQKIALIGPSGSGKSTIAKLLVGFYQADAGAITYDGVPIEEIGLPVVREHVALMLQDSLFFNDTIWMNLTLGRPLDASDIFDALRAAQLESFIDSLDSGLDTLIGKNGIRLSGGQRQRLAIARLILSDPQVVIFDEATSALDNDTEERLYETLRDFLSTRTTIIIAHRPTTIRQADHIYYIEQGRVKGAGTFMELIEQGMVGRRREDRQPRTEKNQ, encoded by the coding sequence ATGAAAATCACTTTCGGCTCCCTTTTCCAGTCGCTGCATGCCCAACGAAGAGATTTTGAACGTGCTAACGCTGCAGGGATTCTTGCGACACTGCTGTTTTTGCCTATCCCGATTTTGATACCACTGCTCATTGACGAGATTCTTCTGCACCATCAGGGGAGATTGACCGAAACGCTCGCAAGGGTCGGTATAACACAGACATGGTGTTTAATTGCCGTCACCCTGGCCGCGGTGCTTTTTTTGCGCGTGAGCGTCTTTTTTCTAAACAACCTCAAGACATATTACGCGATGAAAATCACGCAAAAAAGTGCCTTTATGATCCGGCACAGTTTGTTGCATCACCTTGAGCGTATCAGCTTGTCAGAATATGAAGCAGTCAAATCCGGCACGATCGTGATGAAAACGATACGCGACGTAGAACAGATCAGTGCTTTCCTGGGTCAGTTGGCCAGCACGGGACTGACATCGCTGCTGATGTTTATCGGGATCCTGGGCGTTATGTTTACGATCAGTTGGCAGTTGACCCTGCTACTGATGGTGCTCAACCCCATCTTCTTCGGTATCTCGAAAATCCTGGGCCGCAGGGCAGGTGCTTTAGTGCGCCGCCAGCATGAGGCATATGAAGAGTACCACGATATGTTCAGCGAAATTTTGGAGCTTTTTGTGCAGGTGCGTGCCAGCAACCAGGAGCGTAACTTCTTCGGCCTGCTGAAAGGCAAAGCGGAGAAGATTCAGGACGCTTCAATGGATTACGGGTACCGTTCGTCGGTTGCCACCAACTCTTCATCCCTGTTGACAAATACCGTTATTGATCTTTTTAAAGCCCTCGGCATCGCAGCCGTTATCTATTCGGATCTCAGTATCGGGATGATGCTTGCCTTCCTGTTTTATCTTGCGCCTATTGCAGCCCCGGTTCAGCAGCTCATGGCTCTGGTTATATCGTTTCAGTCCCTCAAGCCCTCCATGGAGCGGGTTAACCATCTGCTGTCAATGCACAGGGAGCCCTACCATCCGCACACGAAAAACCCTTTTGAAGGGGTCTCGACCGTTACGGTTTCCCTGGATGATGTCACCTTCGGGTTTGACGGAAAAGCCCCTGTTCTGAACAGTATTTCCCTGCACGCCGAGCGGGGGCAGAAGATTGCCCTGATCGGACCGAGCGGGTCGGGGAAAAGTACGATCGCAAAGCTGCTTGTCGGGTTTTACCAGGCCGATGCAGGGGCGATCACATACGACGGTGTCCCGATAGAGGAGATCGGCCTGCCGGTCGTGCGCGAACATGTCGCGCTTATGCTGCAGGATTCACTCTTTTTCAACGACACGATATGGATGAATCTAACCCTCGGCCGGCCATTGGATGCGTCGGACATTTTTGACGCCCTGCGCGCTGCCCAGCTTGAAAGTTTTATTGATTCACTCGACAGCGGCCTTGATACATTAATCGGGAAGAATGGCATCAGGCTCTCCGGCGGGCAGCGCCAGCGTCTCGCAATCGCACGGCTTATCCTGAGTGACCCGCAGGTTGTTATTTTTGACGAAGCGACCTCCGCATTGGATAACGATACCGAAGAAAGGCTTTACGAGACGCTCCGCGACTTCCTGTCAACGCGGACGACGATCATTATCGCCCATCGTCCGACAACGATCCGTCAGGCGGATCATATCTACTATATCGAACAGGGACGTGTCAAAGGAGCGGGTACCTTTATGGAACTTATCGAGCAGGGAATGGTGGGCCGGCGGCGCGAGGACCGACAACCGAGAACGGAGAAAAACCAGTGA
- a CDS encoding ankyrin repeat domain-containing protein, with protein sequence MSNWSTLLQSDDYLGVKKYLKEGADVNEKSEHGESVVSQALRLRCSDELLELLVASGADLFDADDEGVSVFDVAITYNNPMMVQKLIDEGIDVNETRRSSGFTPLMAAVCYNRKAIVEMLMSNGANTAIKDKLGLTGADYARKTHRKQMLGLLGEEEGA encoded by the coding sequence ATGAGCAACTGGTCGACGCTATTACAGTCGGATGATTACCTGGGAGTCAAAAAGTATCTGAAAGAGGGTGCCGACGTCAATGAAAAGAGCGAGCACGGCGAATCCGTCGTCTCGCAGGCCCTTCGGCTGCGCTGCAGCGATGAGCTGCTTGAGCTGCTCGTCGCATCGGGCGCGGACCTTTTCGATGCCGACGACGAGGGGGTAAGCGTTTTCGATGTCGCCATCACCTACAACAACCCGATGATGGTCCAAAAGCTGATCGACGAAGGGATCGACGTCAATGAAACCCGGCGTTCGAGCGGATTCACCCCGCTGATGGCCGCGGTCTGCTATAACCGCAAGGCGATCGTCGAAATGCTGATGTCGAACGGGGCGAACACCGCCATCAAAGACAAGCTGGGACTCACCGGTGCCGATTACGCCCGCAAAACCCACCGCAAGCAGATGCTCGGTCTCCTGGGAGAAGAGGAGGGCGCGTGA
- a CDS encoding metallophosphoesterase, which yields MIRFLLFGFVFTAVMGALNLYVYRRFFRRLHFGASATWKSIALTLFVVEVFFVFQTLTHLLPDSPILYYLLSSSVGITFILFFVALVYDLMHTAAERIPFQPERRRFIKIGFDLTMIIAAVSYLFGGLIGGLRRPMLRFERISLGEADAEPFRIVQLSDVHVGLAIRREFMASCVERINALRPDMVVITGDLVDRKIEHVAEMLQPLTSLQSRFGTFFITGNHEYFHGVEEIVAHLRDVLGITVLDNRSVRIADRFNLVGINDLISKRMGVMPYDVEAAFSQCDSALKTVVLAHQPKSTRIMQHKEYDLMLSGHTHGGQIFPFGLLVMIDQPYLAGLYRVDEKKQIYVSRGTGYWGPPLRVLAPSEIGVLDIV from the coding sequence ATGATACGCTTTTTGCTTTTCGGCTTTGTCTTCACCGCCGTCATGGGTGCGCTGAACCTCTACGTCTACCGGCGTTTCTTCCGGCGGCTTCACTTCGGTGCTTCGGCTACGTGGAAATCGATTGCGCTCACTCTTTTCGTCGTCGAGGTCTTTTTTGTCTTTCAGACGCTGACCCACCTTCTGCCCGATTCGCCGATACTCTACTACCTGCTTAGCAGCAGCGTCGGCATCACCTTTATCCTCTTTTTCGTCGCCCTCGTCTACGACCTGATGCATACCGCGGCCGAGCGCATCCCTTTTCAGCCCGAACGCCGACGCTTCATCAAGATCGGCTTTGATCTCACCATGATCATCGCCGCGGTCAGCTACCTTTTCGGGGGCCTCATCGGCGGGCTTCGCCGGCCGATGCTGCGCTTTGAGCGTATCTCGCTCGGTGAGGCGGATGCCGAACCCTTCCGCATCGTCCAGCTCAGTGACGTCCACGTCGGCCTGGCGATCCGCAGGGAGTTCATGGCATCGTGCGTGGAGCGTATCAATGCACTGCGCCCGGACATGGTCGTCATTACGGGCGATCTCGTCGACCGCAAGATCGAACATGTCGCCGAGATGCTGCAGCCGCTTACATCCCTGCAGTCGCGATTCGGGACTTTTTTTATTACCGGCAATCACGAGTATTTTCACGGCGTGGAGGAGATTGTCGCCCACCTGCGCGATGTCCTCGGTATCACCGTGCTTGACAACCGAAGCGTACGCATTGCCGACCGCTTCAACCTCGTCGGCATCAATGACCTGATCTCGAAACGCATGGGCGTCATGCCCTACGATGTCGAAGCGGCCTTTTCACAGTGCGATTCCGCCCTTAAAACCGTCGTCCTCGCCCATCAGCCCAAAAGCACGCGGATCATGCAGCACAAGGAGTATGACCTTATGCTCAGCGGCCATACGCATGGCGGGCAGATTTTCCCGTTCGGGTTGCTGGTGATGATCGATCAGCCCTACCTTGCGGGACTCTACCGTGTCGATGAGAAAAAACAGATCTACGTCAGCCGGGGGACAGGCTACTGGGGGCCGCCGCTGCGGGTACTGGCCCCCAGCGAGATCGGCGTGCTCGATATCGTCTGA
- a CDS encoding adenylate kinase, with the protein MSRKKLILIIGAPGSGKTTDCEVIASRHDGITHYSAGDMFRAEVATGSERGQLIKSIIDRGEIVPIDIAIETIVGAIKQAPTAAVIIDGYPRSIEQMEALDAYLAGEPEVTLANVIEVVVSEEIARDRVLGRARGADDNEAVFTRRMNVYVEPLADIQRFYTEKGLLHKINGERELAQVADEMQAYIESLI; encoded by the coding sequence ATGAGTCGTAAAAAACTCATTCTCATCATCGGTGCGCCCGGTTCGGGCAAAACCACCGATTGCGAAGTGATCGCTTCGCGCCATGACGGGATCACCCACTACTCCGCCGGTGATATGTTCCGTGCGGAGGTCGCCACCGGCAGCGAACGCGGTCAGCTCATCAAGTCCATCATCGACCGCGGCGAGATCGTACCCATCGACATTGCGATAGAGACGATCGTCGGGGCGATCAAGCAGGCGCCGACCGCAGCTGTCATTATTGACGGTTACCCCCGCTCCATTGAACAGATGGAAGCACTCGATGCGTACCTCGCAGGTGAACCCGAGGTAACCCTGGCAAACGTCATCGAGGTCGTCGTGAGCGAAGAGATCGCCCGTGACCGCGTCCTCGGACGCGCGCGCGGCGCGGATGACAACGAGGCGGTTTTTACTCGCCGGATGAACGTCTATGTCGAACCGCTGGCCGATATCCAGCGCTTCTACACTGAAAAAGGGCTGCTGCACAAGATCAACGGTGAGCGCGAGCTTGCCCAGGTCGCAGACGAGATGCAGGCCTACATCGAAAGTTTAATTTAA
- a CDS encoding NAD-binding protein: protein MDNTALFLIIRRLRVPMFVLITTFAISILGMVLIPGVDEQGKAYHLSFFDAFYFVTYTASTIGFGETPYTFTYPQRLWVSFSIYLSVIGWFYAIGAIVALMQDKVLASQIDLAKFRGKIHNIREPFIIFVGYNLLAKSIIRKLSDEGIQSVVIENDAMRIDEMVLANYTLEIPALHGDINDPDVLRMAGINKPQCQAVVSLSSDDAMNLHTAMAAKLLNPRVKVIVEATYEEYADNLNTIGIEIVENPFKIVAKRLYMGLRAPSLLMLEQWIYGEPLQLHPRDMIPTEGKYIVCGYGRMGKALRIALKRAGIEYVFIETNPKKVRQLRKDDVHIMVGEGQDKRLLLEAGVKEASCIIAGMNDDFINLSIVMAAKKLNPGIFTIARQNNIHDDSVFKAADIDRVTIVKNLLINQTYIAIARPLSERFLQLIKNKGAEWGDGLIMTLKQIIGDNPEKLETAVDEEHAYALCRHLEKGRAAPLEILLRSRRDHRYCNQAVALYLRRGDEDFLLPDPDMPLQIGDQLLFAGDRESFEDIAYSMENLYELEYVLEGKSCATSVSCRLHTGR, encoded by the coding sequence GTGGACAATACCGCGCTATTCCTGATCATCCGGCGCCTCCGGGTGCCGATGTTCGTCCTCATTACGACCTTCGCCATCTCCATCCTGGGGATGGTGCTTATCCCCGGCGTGGACGAGCAGGGGAAGGCGTACCACCTGAGCTTTTTTGACGCCTTCTATTTTGTCACTTACACCGCTTCGACGATCGGTTTCGGGGAGACGCCCTATACCTTTACCTACCCGCAGCGGCTCTGGGTCTCTTTTTCCATCTACCTCTCCGTCATCGGCTGGTTCTATGCCATCGGCGCCATCGTCGCATTGATGCAGGACAAGGTACTCGCGTCCCAGATCGACCTGGCGAAGTTCAGGGGCAAGATCCACAATATCCGTGAACCGTTTATCATCTTTGTCGGCTACAACCTGCTGGCCAAAAGCATCATCCGCAAACTGAGCGACGAGGGGATACAGTCCGTCGTTATCGAGAACGACGCGATGCGGATCGATGAGATGGTCCTGGCCAATTACACGCTGGAGATCCCGGCGCTGCACGGCGACATCAACGACCCGGACGTCCTGCGCATGGCCGGCATCAACAAGCCGCAGTGCCAGGCGGTCGTTTCGCTCTCCAGCGACGACGCGATGAACCTGCACACGGCGATGGCGGCAAAACTGCTCAACCCCAGGGTGAAGGTGATCGTCGAGGCGACGTACGAGGAGTATGCGGACAACCTCAATACGATCGGGATCGAGATCGTCGAGAACCCTTTCAAGATCGTCGCCAAACGGCTCTACATGGGTCTGCGTGCGCCATCCCTGCTGATGCTGGAGCAGTGGATCTACGGAGAACCGCTGCAGCTGCACCCGCGGGACATGATCCCGACCGAGGGCAAGTATATCGTCTGCGGGTACGGGCGGATGGGCAAAGCGCTTCGCATCGCACTCAAGCGCGCCGGCATCGAGTACGTCTTTATCGAGACGAATCCGAAAAAAGTGCGCCAGCTGCGCAAGGACGACGTCCATATCATGGTCGGCGAAGGCCAGGACAAAAGGCTGCTGCTTGAAGCGGGCGTCAAAGAGGCCTCCTGCATCATCGCGGGCATGAACGACGACTTTATCAACCTGAGCATCGTCATGGCGGCGAAGAAACTCAATCCGGGTATCTTCACCATCGCCCGCCAGAACAACATCCATGACGACAGCGTTTTCAAGGCCGCGGACATCGACCGGGTCACCATCGTCAAGAACCTGCTGATCAACCAGACCTACATTGCCATTGCGCGGCCGCTCAGCGAGCGTTTCCTGCAGCTCATCAAAAACAAGGGTGCGGAGTGGGGCGACGGTCTTATCATGACACTCAAACAGATCATCGGTGATAATCCGGAGAAGCTGGAGACGGCCGTGGACGAGGAACACGCCTATGCGCTCTGCCGCCACCTTGAGAAGGGACGTGCGGCGCCACTGGAAATATTGCTCCGCAGCCGCAGGGATCACCGCTACTGCAACCAGGCGGTTGCGCTCTACCTGCGGCGCGGCGATGAGGATTTCCTGCTCCCGGACCCGGACATGCCTCTTCAGATCGGCGACCAGCTGCTCTTTGCCGGGGACAGGGAGTCATTCGAGGATATCGCCTACAGTATGGAGAACCTCTATGAACTCGAATATGTCCTCGAAGGCAAAAGCTGCGCGACTTCGGTGAGCTGCCGTCTCCATACGGGACGCTGA
- the aspS gene encoding aspartate--tRNA ligase translates to MRSHYCTDLNENNVGERVELAGWANSYRDHGGIIFIDLRDKSGLIQLVCDPADNADAHKVANDVRDEFVLIAKGTIRLRGEGLTNPRLQTGAIEVVVDELIIENRSAPMPFVIGDESVGEETKLKYRYLDLRSTASFETFKLRSKAAIAARNVLDELGFLEVETPILTKSTPEGARDYLVPSRVHEGEFYALPQSPQLFKQLLMVGGFDRYFQIAKCFRDEDLRADRQPEFTQIDVEMSFCDQEEVIAVAEKLIVGMFKAAGHDVQAPFPRMPHSEAMEKYGSDKPDMRYGLEMVDVIDIFERCDNEVFTAIAKNPKMNRIKALRVPGADLVFSKREMKSFEDFVRKFGAKGLGYFQMKEDGLKGPLTKFFSDEDIQAIIDRTELEVGDVVFFGAGDKHTVWDYMGRFRIFIAEHEKMNLVDKERFEFLWVVDFPMFEIDEGRVKALHHPFTMPKDLNKEHVEDIESIAYDIVLNGVELGGGSIRIHKQDVQEEIFKLLGIEEEEAQEKFGFLLDALKFGAPPHGGFAIGFDRLIMLLAKKDSIRDVIAFPKTQKASCLLTQAPSSVDNAQLRELHIRTRESKSQS, encoded by the coding sequence TTGAGAAGCCATTACTGTACCGATTTAAACGAAAACAACGTCGGCGAGCGCGTCGAACTCGCCGGGTGGGCGAACAGTTACCGTGACCACGGCGGCATCATCTTTATCGACCTGCGTGACAAGAGCGGCCTGATCCAGCTCGTCTGCGACCCGGCGGACAACGCCGACGCGCACAAAGTCGCCAACGATGTCCGCGACGAATTCGTCCTCATCGCCAAGGGAACCATCCGACTGCGTGGCGAAGGGCTGACGAACCCGCGCCTCCAAACCGGTGCTATCGAAGTCGTTGTCGACGAGCTTATCATCGAAAACCGCTCCGCCCCGATGCCCTTTGTCATCGGCGACGAAAGTGTCGGCGAAGAGACGAAGCTCAAGTACCGCTACCTCGACCTGCGCTCCACTGCCTCCTTTGAAACCTTCAAGCTCCGCTCCAAAGCGGCCATCGCGGCACGCAACGTCCTCGACGAACTTGGTTTCCTCGAGGTGGAAACACCGATTCTGACGAAATCCACGCCGGAGGGCGCGCGCGACTACCTCGTCCCCAGCCGTGTCCACGAAGGCGAATTCTACGCCCTGCCGCAGTCCCCGCAGCTTTTCAAGCAGCTGCTGATGGTCGGCGGGTTCGACCGCTACTTCCAGATCGCCAAGTGTTTCCGTGACGAAGACCTCCGTGCCGACCGCCAGCCCGAATTTACCCAGATCGATGTCGAAATGAGCTTCTGTGACCAGGAAGAGGTCATTGCCGTCGCCGAAAAACTGATCGTCGGGATGTTCAAAGCGGCCGGTCACGATGTCCAGGCACCTTTCCCGCGCATGCCGCACAGCGAAGCGATGGAGAAGTACGGTTCCGACAAACCGGATATGCGCTACGGTCTGGAGATGGTCGACGTCATCGACATTTTCGAGCGCTGCGACAACGAGGTCTTCACGGCTATTGCCAAGAACCCGAAAATGAACCGCATCAAAGCGCTGCGCGTCCCGGGTGCCGACCTCGTCTTCTCCAAGCGCGAGATGAAGAGCTTCGAGGATTTCGTCCGCAAATTCGGCGCGAAGGGACTCGGCTACTTCCAGATGAAAGAGGACGGCCTCAAAGGACCGCTGACGAAGTTCTTCTCAGACGAAGATATCCAGGCGATCATCGACCGTACCGAGCTTGAAGTCGGCGACGTCGTCTTCTTCGGTGCCGGTGACAAACATACTGTCTGGGACTACATGGGCCGTTTCCGTATCTTCATCGCCGAACACGAGAAGATGAACCTCGTCGACAAAGAGCGCTTCGAGTTCCTCTGGGTCGTCGACTTCCCGATGTTTGAGATCGACGAGGGGCGCGTCAAAGCGCTTCACCACCCGTTCACAATGCCCAAAGACCTCAACAAAGAGCACGTCGAAGATATCGAATCCATCGCCTACGACATCGTCCTCAACGGCGTCGAGCTCGGCGGCGGTTCCATCCGTATCCACAAGCAGGATGTCCAGGAGGAGATCTTCAAGCTTCTCGGCATCGAAGAGGAGGAAGCGCAGGAGAAGTTCGGCTTCCTGCTCGACGCCCTCAAGTTCGGTGCGCCACCGCACGGCGGTTTCGCGATCGGATTCGACCGCCTCATCATGCTGCTTGCCAAAAAGGACAGCATCCGCGACGTCATCGCCTTCCCGAAAACGCAGAAGGCCTCCTGTCTGCTCACCCAGGCCCCGAGCAGCGTCGACAACGCGCAGCTGCGTGAGCTGCATATCCGCACCAGAGAATCCAAAAGCCAGTCATGA
- a CDS encoding DUF6394 family protein → MNLSNVISGFFIILALTTNFGFFYGDPTVIAEHSRYELFAAIIFNLIATVYKLGDKTQIGAVLLATSLVADIQLISSASVWAFGEYVVGMNTEVVVAIISLSGGAMIANIVSVILFTAETIKSKR, encoded by the coding sequence ATGAACCTGTCCAACGTTATTTCCGGCTTCTTTATCATCCTCGCACTGACGACGAACTTCGGTTTCTTTTACGGGGATCCGACGGTCATTGCCGAGCACAGCCGGTATGAGCTTTTCGCGGCGATTATCTTCAACCTGATCGCCACCGTCTACAAACTGGGGGACAAGACGCAGATCGGAGCCGTTTTGCTGGCCACGAGTCTCGTCGCCGACATTCAGCTGATCAGCTCCGCATCGGTCTGGGCTTTCGGCGAGTATGTCGTCGGCATGAATACGGAGGTGGTCGTCGCCATCATCTCCCTTTCGGGCGGGGCCATGATCGCCAATATCGTTTCCGTCATCCTCTTTACGGCGGAAACCATCAAATCAAAGCGCTGA
- a CDS encoding lasso peptide biosynthesis B2 protein yields the protein MTYAKGFFTSLRRKLGKFSALGLQEKARFIEAYVMLGMMHMAVKSLPFKWLVRRLRQYHGGIEAPVLSATQRETAIIVSKAVTTAANNTPWESACLVQALAAQRMLQRREVPGVFYLGVLHDATAKEGMRAHAWLLCGDLVVTGDGYDDFTTLSSFAWGAL from the coding sequence GTGACGTATGCCAAGGGTTTTTTTACATCTTTGCGCCGTAAACTCGGAAAGTTTTCGGCGCTTGGTTTACAAGAGAAAGCGCGCTTTATCGAAGCTTACGTTATGCTCGGAATGATGCACATGGCAGTGAAAAGTCTCCCCTTCAAATGGCTTGTACGCAGGTTGCGGCAGTATCACGGTGGCATTGAAGCACCGGTGCTTTCCGCTACACAGCGGGAGACTGCCATCATAGTTTCGAAGGCGGTAACAACCGCGGCAAACAATACACCGTGGGAAAGCGCCTGTCTTGTCCAGGCGCTGGCAGCGCAGCGCATGTTGCAACGTCGCGAGGTTCCCGGTGTTTTTTATCTCGGTGTTCTCCATGACGCCACGGCGAAAGAGGGGATGCGGGCGCATGCATGGCTGTTGTGCGGCGATCTTGTCGTCACGGGGGACGGGTACGATGACTTTACGACCTTGTCATCATTTGCATGGGGGGCGCTGTGA
- the htpX gene encoding zinc metalloprotease HtpX: MEQAKTVFLLSFLAVLFVMLGGYFGGVTGALIGLLLASGMNFYAYFYSDKMLLRHYHAEPVTPEQNPRLYRIISSLAHKAGLPVPAMYIIHEATPNAFATGRDPEHAAVAITEGLLRMLDDEEVEAVMAHELSHVKHRDMLIATVAASIAGAIAMIANMMQFGAMFGNNRDRNPIVMIVLSLLLPVAASVIQMTISRSREFMADAGAARITGHPEWLQRALRKLETYNARGSVRGATPENAHLFIVSPFNGKQLSFGELFRTHPTTEQRIARLELLKAEGTTRRFERHYR; this comes from the coding sequence ATGGAACAGGCCAAGACCGTCTTTCTGCTTTCGTTCCTGGCCGTGCTCTTTGTTATGCTCGGCGGCTACTTCGGCGGGGTGACCGGTGCGCTCATCGGGCTGCTCCTGGCCAGTGGCATGAACTTTTATGCCTATTTCTACTCGGACAAAATGCTGCTGCGGCACTACCATGCCGAACCGGTCACGCCGGAACAGAACCCGCGGCTCTACCGTATCATCAGCTCCCTGGCGCACAAGGCAGGGCTGCCGGTCCCGGCAATGTACATCATTCACGAGGCAACCCCGAACGCCTTTGCGACGGGGCGTGACCCCGAGCACGCGGCCGTCGCCATCACCGAGGGTCTGCTGCGGATGCTCGACGACGAAGAGGTCGAAGCCGTCATGGCCCACGAACTCTCCCATGTCAAGCACCGGGATATGCTTATTGCCACGGTGGCGGCCTCCATCGCCGGGGCCATCGCGATGATTGCCAACATGATGCAATTCGGCGCCATGTTCGGCAACAACCGTGACCGCAACCCCATCGTCATGATCGTCCTTTCGCTGCTGCTGCCGGTGGCTGCCAGCGTGATCCAGATGACCATAAGCCGCTCCCGTGAGTTTATGGCGGATGCCGGTGCCGCGCGGATCACCGGGCACCCTGAATGGTTGCAGCGGGCCCTGCGCAAACTCGAAACCTACAATGCCCGCGGCAGCGTCCGGGGCGCGACCCCGGAAAACGCGCATCTTTTCATTGTCTCCCCCTTTAACGGAAAACAGCTCTCCTTCGGGGAACTGTTCCGCACCCACCCGACGACGGAGCAGCGCATCGCCCGCCTGGAGTTGCTCAAAGCAGAGGGCACGACCCGGCGTTTCGAACGTCATTACCGCTAA